From one Streptomyces sp. R41 genomic stretch:
- a CDS encoding Fpg/Nei family DNA glycosylase, whose product MPELPEVEALKDFLADHLVGREVVRVLPVAISVLKTYDPPVTAFEGREVTAVHRHGKFLDIEAEGLHFVTHLARAGWLQWKDTLPDGPARPGKGPLALRVALETGEGFDLTEAGTQKRLAVYVAWDPAEIPGVARLGPDPLADDFDEVRFAKLLQGERRRLKGALRDQSLIAGVGNAYSDEILHAAKMSPFKLASSLTPEETRRLYEALRSTLTEAVERSHGLAAGRLKAEKKSGLRVHGRTGEPCPVCGDTIREVSFSDSALQYCPTCQTGGKPLADRRLSRLLK is encoded by the coding sequence ATGCCGGAACTGCCCGAGGTCGAAGCGCTCAAGGACTTCCTGGCCGACCATCTCGTCGGACGCGAGGTCGTGCGCGTGCTGCCCGTCGCCATCAGTGTCCTGAAGACCTACGACCCGCCCGTCACCGCCTTCGAGGGGCGCGAGGTCACGGCCGTGCACCGGCACGGCAAGTTCCTCGACATCGAGGCGGAGGGCCTGCACTTCGTGACGCACCTGGCCCGCGCGGGCTGGCTGCAATGGAAGGACACGCTGCCGGACGGCCCGGCCCGCCCCGGCAAGGGCCCGCTCGCGCTGCGTGTCGCGCTGGAGACCGGAGAGGGCTTCGACCTCACCGAGGCGGGCACCCAGAAGCGGCTCGCCGTGTATGTCGCATGGGACCCGGCGGAGATCCCCGGCGTGGCCCGCCTCGGCCCCGACCCGCTCGCCGACGACTTCGACGAGGTGCGGTTCGCCAAGCTGCTGCAGGGCGAGCGGCGCCGGCTGAAGGGCGCGCTGCGCGACCAGAGCCTGATCGCGGGAGTGGGGAACGCGTACAGCGACGAGATCCTGCACGCCGCCAAGATGTCGCCTTTCAAGCTCGCCTCCTCGCTGACACCCGAGGAGACACGACGCCTGTACGAGGCGCTGCGCTCCACGCTCACCGAGGCGGTCGAGCGCTCCCACGGGCTGGCCGCCGGGCGCCTGAAGGCGGAGAAGAAGAGCGGATTGCGGGTGCACGGCAGGACGGGCGAGCCCTGCCCGGTGTGCGGCGACACCATCCGCGAGGTCTCCTTCAGCGACTCCGCGCTGCAGTACTGCCCGACCTGCCAGACGGGCGGCAAGCCGCTGGCGGACCGCCGGTTGTCCCGGCTGCTCAAGTAG
- a CDS encoding zf-HC2 domain-containing protein, with product MRSLERHRDVGAYALGVLDEADAFRFEDHLMECPSCTAHVSEFRPAARQLMLYRRATPRSVHPFAAPGPRLRDRLLNEVATRHRAGRRRWLYAVAASVVFAAGGPAIAIVTAHDPQSTQVAATDTETGVWAQVTTQDRVWGSQVEVEVKDAGGPRPCQLIAVGNDGSEQTVTSWMVAPHNGEATSMEGGAALQTEEISRFEVRTMDGKHLVTLKSH from the coding sequence ATGAGGTCCCTGGAACGGCATCGTGACGTCGGCGCCTACGCGCTCGGCGTGCTGGACGAGGCGGACGCCTTCCGCTTCGAGGATCACCTCATGGAGTGCCCCAGCTGCACGGCGCACGTGAGTGAGTTCCGTCCCGCCGCGCGGCAGTTGATGCTGTACCGACGGGCCACACCGCGCTCCGTACACCCGTTCGCAGCCCCCGGGCCCCGGCTTCGCGACCGACTGCTCAATGAGGTGGCGACGCGGCACCGAGCCGGGCGCAGGCGCTGGCTGTACGCGGTGGCGGCCTCCGTGGTTTTCGCCGCGGGCGGGCCCGCGATCGCGATCGTCACCGCGCACGATCCACAGTCGACACAGGTCGCCGCGACGGACACCGAGACCGGGGTGTGGGCCCAGGTCACGACCCAGGACCGGGTCTGGGGCAGTCAGGTCGAGGTCGAGGTCAAGGACGCCGGGGGCCCTCGGCCCTGTCAGCTCATCGCCGTGGGCAACGACGGCTCGGAGCAGACGGTGACGAGCTGGATGGTGGCGCCGCACAACGGCGAGGCCACCAGCATGGAGGGCGGCGCGGCGCTCCAGACCGAGGAGATCAGCCGGTTCGAGGTGCGCACGATGGACGGCAAACACCTGGTGACGCTCAAGTCCCACTGA
- a CDS encoding sigma-70 family RNA polymerase sigma factor, producing MTAGTTTITHGTTAEHELAALQREHGRPLFALLLRLSDGDRQRAEDLVQETFVRAWQHPEALRADDFDSVRPWLLTVGRRLAIDARRARQARPAEVGDAVLESARVCADHAERSAAMLDVREAVKTLTPEHREVLVQVYFQGASVAEAAAALGIPPGTVKSRAYYALRALRRVLPGYAADLR from the coding sequence ATGACGGCCGGAACCACCACCATCACGCACGGGACGACCGCCGAGCACGAGCTGGCCGCGCTGCAGCGCGAGCACGGCCGACCCCTCTTCGCGCTGCTGCTGCGCCTGTCCGACGGCGATCGGCAGCGCGCCGAGGACTTGGTGCAGGAGACGTTCGTACGCGCCTGGCAGCACCCCGAGGCGCTGCGTGCCGACGACTTCGACTCCGTACGCCCCTGGCTGCTCACCGTCGGGCGGCGGCTCGCGATCGACGCGCGGCGGGCCCGTCAGGCGCGCCCGGCGGAGGTCGGCGACGCGGTGCTGGAGAGTGCGCGTGTCTGTGCCGATCACGCCGAACGGTCCGCGGCGATGCTCGATGTGCGGGAGGCTGTGAAGACACTCACTCCGGAGCACCGTGAAGTCCTGGTGCAGGTGTACTTCCAAGGGGCGAGTGTGGCGGAGGCCGCCGCGGCGCTCGGAATTCCGCCCGGTACGGTGAAGTCTCGCGCGTACTACGCGCTGCGCGCCCTGCGCCGGGTTCTTCCGGGATACGCGGCCGACCTGCGGTGA
- a CDS encoding CapA family protein, giving the protein MTTRRRQTTTALAAVLIAATAGCRAQGPSAAAPSGPGGQPAASAPSAAPGFTLVASGDVLPHGTIIERAKTYAGGNGYDFRPMFAAVEPVVAGADLAICHMDTVYGADGDYTGYPNFSSPPQVAEGLAATGYDACSTASNHALDDGAAGIQRTLDTLDRAGVRHAGSARTADEANGVTMLRAGAAKVAHLAYTNGTNGFPLPQEQPWAVNLIDPDRIVADARAARAAGADVVVVSLHWGTEWQDVPDEQQVRLSTQLTASKTNGRPDVDLILGTHAHVPQAYEKVNGTWVVYGLGDQIADGTVDQQGVQDPRANESTIGRFTFAPPAHRGGRWEVTKAEFLPQAFDLGAGRVVNLNAALDQGASVGVVRDWIRGVVLSRGAAQDGLLMGK; this is encoded by the coding sequence ATGACCACACGCAGGCGACAGACCACCACGGCCCTCGCGGCCGTACTCATCGCGGCCACCGCGGGCTGCCGGGCCCAGGGGCCGTCGGCGGCAGCGCCCAGCGGACCCGGTGGACAGCCCGCCGCCTCCGCCCCTTCCGCCGCACCCGGCTTCACCCTCGTCGCCTCGGGCGACGTGCTGCCGCACGGCACGATCATCGAGCGGGCGAAGACCTATGCGGGAGGCAACGGGTACGACTTCCGGCCGATGTTCGCGGCGGTCGAACCCGTCGTGGCCGGCGCCGACCTGGCGATCTGTCACATGGACACCGTGTACGGCGCGGACGGCGACTACACCGGGTACCCGAACTTCAGCTCCCCGCCGCAGGTGGCCGAGGGTCTCGCCGCGACGGGCTACGACGCCTGCTCCACCGCCTCGAACCACGCCCTGGACGACGGCGCCGCCGGCATTCAGCGCACCCTGGACACGCTGGACCGCGCGGGCGTACGGCACGCGGGGTCGGCGCGCACGGCGGACGAGGCGAACGGCGTCACCATGCTGCGCGCGGGCGCCGCCAAGGTCGCGCATCTCGCGTACACCAACGGCACCAACGGTTTTCCGCTTCCGCAGGAGCAGCCCTGGGCCGTCAACCTGATCGACCCTGACAGGATCGTCGCGGACGCCCGCGCCGCCCGGGCGGCGGGCGCCGACGTGGTCGTCGTCTCCCTGCACTGGGGCACCGAGTGGCAGGACGTGCCGGACGAGCAGCAGGTGCGGCTGAGCACGCAGCTGACCGCCTCCAAGACGAACGGGCGGCCCGACGTCGACCTGATCCTCGGCACCCACGCGCACGTCCCGCAGGCGTACGAGAAGGTGAACGGCACCTGGGTCGTCTATGGCCTTGGCGATCAGATCGCCGACGGGACGGTCGACCAGCAGGGCGTCCAGGACCCACGCGCCAACGAGAGCACCATCGGGCGGTTCACCTTCGCCCCGCCCGCCCACCGGGGCGGGCGCTGGGAGGTGACGAAGGCCGAGTTCCTCCCGCAGGCCTTCGACCTCGGCGCCGGTCGCGTGGTCAACCTCAACGCCGCCCTGGACCAGGGGGCCTCGGTCGGCGTCGTACGCGACTGGATCCGGGGCGTCGTCCTGAGCCGGGGCGCGGCCCAGGACGGGCTCCTCATGGGGAAGTAG
- a CDS encoding amino acid permease, producing MAGLRMGEGILRRKPIEHIEETEIGVGPKLDRTLGLWQLTAIGVGGIIGAGIFTLAGTVANGTAGPAVVVSFLIAGVASAAAALSYAEFAGLIPKAGSAYTYGYAVLGEFAGWFIGWDLLLEYTAIVAVVAIGISGYFSFLVEEMGANLPDWMLGAPGTGSGHRVDLFAAILCVLIAWLLNMGIKNAARFETVVVVLKVLVVLMVIGVGVFHINTDNYHPFFPYGISGAFTGAATVFFAVFGYDAMSTAAEESKDAQRHMPKAILYSLAISMVLYVAACLVLTGMQNYKDIDKESGFSTAFKSVGLSGLADVIAVGAIIGILTVMFTFMLGVTRVWFSMSRDGLLPSWFAKTHPTRHVPTRVTWIVGFASAAIAGFIPIGQAAELTNIGILLAFVVVCAAVIVLRYRQPDLPRTFRTPWMPFVPALGVVFSIWLITFLQWQTWVRFAVWFVVGCVIYFGYSYKRSELAKDTTATSP from the coding sequence ATGGCCGGGCTCCGAATGGGTGAAGGCATTCTCCGCCGCAAACCCATCGAACACATCGAAGAGACCGAAATCGGGGTGGGCCCGAAACTCGACCGGACGCTCGGTCTGTGGCAGCTGACCGCCATCGGTGTCGGCGGCATCATCGGTGCGGGCATCTTCACCCTCGCCGGCACGGTCGCGAACGGCACGGCCGGGCCCGCCGTCGTCGTGTCGTTCCTCATCGCGGGCGTCGCGAGCGCCGCGGCCGCGCTGTCGTACGCGGAGTTCGCGGGCCTCATCCCGAAAGCCGGCTCGGCCTACACGTACGGCTACGCGGTGCTCGGCGAGTTCGCGGGCTGGTTCATCGGCTGGGACCTGCTCCTGGAGTACACGGCGATCGTGGCGGTGGTCGCGATCGGCATCTCCGGGTACTTCAGCTTCCTGGTCGAGGAGATGGGCGCGAACCTGCCCGACTGGATGCTGGGCGCGCCCGGGACCGGCTCCGGGCACCGGGTCGATCTGTTCGCCGCGATCCTGTGCGTGCTCATCGCGTGGCTGCTGAACATGGGCATCAAGAACGCGGCCCGCTTCGAGACGGTCGTGGTGGTGCTGAAGGTCCTGGTGGTGCTGATGGTGATCGGCGTGGGCGTCTTCCACATCAACACCGACAACTACCACCCGTTCTTCCCGTACGGGATCAGTGGCGCGTTCACCGGCGCGGCGACCGTCTTCTTCGCGGTCTTCGGGTACGACGCCATGTCGACGGCCGCCGAGGAGTCGAAGGACGCCCAGCGCCACATGCCGAAGGCGATCCTCTACTCCCTGGCGATCTCGATGGTGCTGTACGTGGCCGCCTGTCTGGTCCTGACGGGCATGCAGAACTACAAGGACATCGACAAGGAGAGCGGCTTCTCCACCGCGTTCAAGTCGGTGGGCCTGAGCGGTCTCGCGGATGTCATCGCGGTGGGAGCGATCATCGGCATCCTTACGGTCATGTTCACGTTCATGCTGGGCGTCACCCGTGTCTGGTTCAGCATGAGCCGGGACGGGCTCCTCCCCAGCTGGTTCGCGAAGACGCACCCGACGCGTCATGTGCCGACGCGTGTGACGTGGATCGTCGGGTTCGCGTCGGCCGCCATCGCCGGGTTCATCCCGATCGGTCAGGCGGCCGAACTCACCAACATCGGCATCCTGCTGGCGTTCGTGGTGGTGTGCGCGGCGGTGATCGTGCTGCGCTACCGGCAGCCGGACCTTCCGCGTACCTTCCGCACCCCGTGGATGCCGTTCGTGCCCGCCCTGGGCGTGGTCTTCTCCATCTGGCTGATCACGTTCCTGCAGTGGCAGACGTGGGTGCGGTTCGCGGTGTGGTTCGTGGTCGGTTGCGTCATCTACTTCGGGTACTCGTACAAGCGCTCGGAGCTGGCCAAGGACACCACGGCTACTTCCCCATGA
- a CDS encoding universal stress protein codes for MTEQQHSHRFERGTDGPKVIVVGLDGSDSSLRAASYAGGLARRQHALLAVVYVQPVMAAGAALGVPVAETTDEIAEGLVAQIRDAAERVKGIFDVRWEFHTFRGDPYNGLVTAADELKADAVVVGASEQAGHRIIGSVAIRLVKAGRWPVTVVP; via the coding sequence GTGACGGAACAGCAGCACTCGCATCGGTTCGAGCGGGGTACGGACGGTCCCAAGGTCATCGTCGTCGGGTTGGACGGCTCCGACTCCTCGCTGCGCGCTGCGTCATATGCCGGTGGCCTGGCCCGACGGCAGCACGCGCTGCTCGCCGTCGTGTACGTCCAGCCCGTGATGGCGGCGGGGGCGGCGCTCGGGGTGCCGGTCGCCGAGACGACCGACGAGATCGCCGAGGGCCTCGTCGCGCAGATCCGGGACGCGGCCGAGCGGGTCAAGGGGATATTCGACGTGCGCTGGGAGTTCCACACCTTCCGCGGCGACCCCTACAACGGCCTGGTGACTGCCGCGGACGAGCTCAAGGCGGACGCCGTGGTGGTCGGCGCCTCCGAGCAGGCGGGACACCGGATCATCGGGTCGGTGGCGATCCGGCTGGTGAAGGCGGGGCGCTGGCCGGTCACGGTCGTGCCGTAG